From the Clostridiales bacterium FE2011 genome, one window contains:
- a CDS encoding Hsp20/alpha crystallin family protein, translating into MSTYLPSVFGENLMDVFDDLDGNFFRGFTRPEHVLYGRNAQHMMKTDVKETDEGYEVDVDLPGFKKEEIKLNLENGYLTIATEKALEKKQENKKGKVLRQERYTGTMQRSFYVGETVTEEDIKAKYENGVLSLTIPKKEQQKVNEKKQILIEG; encoded by the coding sequence ATGAGTACTTATCTTCCCAGCGTATTTGGTGAGAACCTGATGGATGTCTTTGATGACCTTGACGGGAACTTCTTCCGTGGATTTACCCGTCCTGAGCATGTTCTTTACGGCAGAAATGCACAGCACATGATGAAGACGGATGTAAAGGAAACGGATGAAGGATACGAAGTCGATGTGGATCTGCCCGGATTCAAGAAAGAAGAAATCAAGCTGAATCTGGAAAATGGTTATCTGACCATAGCGACAGAGAAAGCACTGGAAAAGAAGCAGGAGAATAAGAAAGGTAAAGTCCTGCGCCAAGAGCGGTACACCGGCACAATGCAGCGCAGCTTCTATGTCGGTGAAACTGTGACCGAGGAGGACATCAAGGCGAAGTATGAAAACGGTGTGCTGAGTCTGACGATTCCGAAGAAGGAACAGCAGAAGGTTAATGAGAAGAAGCAGATCCTGATCGAAGGTTAA
- the rpsM gene encoding 30S ribosomal protein S13, which yields MARIAGVDLPREKRVEIGLTYIYGIGLTTSQKMLAEVGVNPDTRVKDLSETEISKLREYIEHNLKVEGDLRREVSLNIKRLIEIGCYRGVRHRHGLPVRGQNTKQNARTRKGPKKTIAGKKKATK from the coding sequence ATGGCACGCATTGCAGGTGTTGACCTGCCCAGAGAAAAGCGCGTTGAGATCGGCCTGACCTACATCTACGGCATCGGCCTGACCACTTCGCAGAAGATGCTCGCGGAAGTCGGTGTGAATCCCGACACACGGGTAAAGGATCTCTCCGAGACCGAAATCAGCAAGCTGCGTGAATACATTGAGCACAACCTGAAGGTGGAAGGTGATCTTCGCCGTGAAGTTTCGCTCAACATCAAGCGTCTGATTGAGATCGGCTGCTATCGCGGCGTTCGTCATCGTCATGGCCTTCCCGTTCGCGGACAGAATACCAAGCAGAATGCCCGCACCCGTAAGGGCCCCAAGAAGACCATCGCCGGCAAGAAGAAAGCCACCAAGTAA